The region TAAAAAGCATGTTATTCTTCTAAAAAATCGTGCACGGAGGTGGTTACCTTGCCAGAGTTCATTGAGGCTATTTATGAAAACGGGGTTTTAAAACCCTTAAAACCTATAGACTTAAAAGAACACGAAAGAGTGGAAATTATTATAACCTCTAAATCCCGCTGGGCTTCTGAGTTCAAGAAATTACTGGATATCGTCCATGAACGAACCAAAAAATTTACTTCGGAAGAAATCGAGGCAGATATAACCCAGG is a window of Methanophagales archaeon DNA encoding:
- a CDS encoding antitoxin family protein, coding for MPEFIEAIYENGVLKPLKPIDLKEHERVEIIITSKSRWASEFKKLLDIVHERTKKFTSEEIEADITQAYREVQQK